In Musa acuminata AAA Group cultivar baxijiao chromosome BXJ2-10, Cavendish_Baxijiao_AAA, whole genome shotgun sequence, a genomic segment contains:
- the LOC135625944 gene encoding caffeoyl-CoA O-methyltransferase-like, whose amino-acid sequence MAGSFEVRVGDKVLPPVLEHKTILHSGALYQYILETSVYPREPEALKELRQLTATHPRNGLAAGADEMQFLRMLLKLMNAKKTLEIGVFTGYSLLSTALSLPHDGEIIAIDTNRKNFEFGLPIFEKAGVAHKIEFREGLALPILDEMMEAEKYKGSFDFVFVDADKSNYLNYHDRVMEMVRVGGMIGYDNTLWSGSVVASSEHTLPWYIMENRDAVVEFNAYLAADPRVEICHLTISDGFTLCRRLT is encoded by the exons ATGGCAGGATCATTTGAGGTACGTGTAGGAGACAAAGTACTGCCGCCGGTCCTGGAACATAAGACCATCTTGCATAGCGGGGCACTTTACCAG TATATTTTGGAGACCAGTGTGTACCCTCGTGAGCCCGAGGCCTTGAAGGAGCTGCGGCAACTCACAGCCACACACCCCAG GAACGGATTGGCGGCAGGTGCAGATGAAATGCAATTCTTGAGGATGCTATTGAAGCTGATGAATGCCAAGAAGACACTAGAAATCGGCGTATTCACCGGCTACTCCCTCCTCTCCACCGCCCTCAGCCTCCCCCATGACGGTGAG ATCATAGCCATCGACACTAATCGAAAGAACTTTGAGTTCGGACTCCCTATTTTTGAGAAGGCTGGGGTAGCACACAAAATTGAATTCCGTGAGGGCCTTGCTCTACCCATCCTCGATGAAATGATGGAGGCG GAGAAGTACAAAGGATCGTTCGACTTTGTGTTTGTGGACGCGGACAAGAGCAACTATCTCAACTACCATGATAGGGTGATGGAGATGGTGAGAGTCGGGGGCATGATCGGGTACGACAACACGTTGTGGAGTGGCTCGGTGGTGGCGTCGTCAGAGCACACCTTACCTTGGTACATCATGGAGAACCGAGATGCCGTTGTGGAGTTCAATGCATACCTTGCTGCCGACCCACGGGTGGAGATCTGCCACCTCACTATCTCCGACGGCTTCACTCTCTGTCGTCGTCTTACCTGA